A single region of the Streptomyces sp. NBC_00236 genome encodes:
- a CDS encoding M48 family metallopeptidase — protein MTDGSHESQGQVPSRQRRRFPGISSRAYEHPADRSALVALRKLSGFDTVFKALSGLLPERSLRLLFLSDSVRVSDAQFSHLNDMLRDACYILDLEKVPPMYVSQNPQPNAMCIGLDEPIIVVTTGLVELLDEEEMRAVVGHEVGHALSGHAVYRTILLFLTNLALKVAWIPLGNVAIMAIVTALREWFRKSELSADRAGLLVGQDLRASMRGLMKIAGGNHLHEMNVDAFLAQADEYEKAGDLRDSVLKILNVLPRSHPFTTVRAAELKKWSETRDYQRIMDGHYPRRDEDKDTSVTDAFKESASHYADSVRSSKDPLMKLVGDIAGGAGDLGGKLRDKFTGAGGGGKGAGAAGDSATDGSQESRRPEDPEDPSGPGTAGS, from the coding sequence ATGACCGACGGCAGCCACGAGAGCCAAGGCCAGGTGCCGAGCAGGCAGCGCAGGCGATTCCCCGGGATCTCCTCCCGGGCGTACGAACACCCGGCGGACCGCTCGGCCCTGGTGGCGCTGCGCAAGCTGAGCGGTTTCGACACCGTCTTCAAGGCGCTGAGCGGGCTGCTGCCGGAGCGCAGTCTGCGACTGCTCTTCCTGTCGGACTCCGTCCGGGTGAGCGACGCGCAGTTCAGCCATCTCAACGACATGCTGCGGGACGCCTGTTACATCCTGGACCTGGAGAAGGTCCCGCCGATGTACGTCAGCCAGAACCCGCAGCCGAACGCCATGTGCATCGGTCTGGACGAGCCGATCATCGTGGTGACGACGGGCCTGGTCGAGCTGCTCGACGAGGAGGAGATGCGGGCGGTCGTCGGCCACGAGGTGGGGCACGCCCTGTCCGGTCACGCCGTGTACCGCACGATCCTGCTCTTCCTCACCAACCTCGCCCTCAAGGTGGCGTGGATCCCCCTCGGCAACGTCGCGATCATGGCGATCGTCACTGCGCTGCGCGAGTGGTTCCGCAAGTCCGAACTGTCCGCCGACCGGGCCGGGCTGCTGGTCGGCCAGGACCTCCGGGCCTCGATGCGCGGGCTGATGAAGATCGCCGGCGGCAACCACCTCCACGAGATGAACGTGGACGCGTTCCTCGCCCAGGCCGACGAGTACGAGAAGGCAGGCGATCTGCGCGATTCCGTCCTCAAGATCCTGAACGTGCTCCCCCGTTCGCACCCGTTCACGACGGTGCGCGCGGCCGAGCTGAAGAAGTGGTCCGAGACCCGCGACTACCAGCGGATCATGGACGGCCACTACCCGCGGCGCGACGAGGACAAGGACACCTCGGTGACGGACGCGTTCAAGGAGTCCGCCTCGCACTACGCCGATTCGGTGCGCAGCAGCAAGGACCCGCTGATGAAGCTGGTCGGTGACATAGCGGGCGGCGCCGGTGACCTGGGCGGCAAGCTCCGTGACAAGTTCACCGGCGCGGGCGGCGGCGGCAAGGGTGCCGGGGCGGCCGGGGACAGCGCTACGGACGGCTCGCAGGAGTCCCGGAGGCCCGAGGACCCTGAAGATCCGTCCGGTCCCGGGACGGCCGGGAGCTGA
- a CDS encoding SCO2583 family membrane protein produces MADRGDPPEGPSENGASGSEDEYRSLVFDESFVRAARLQEFSAQERMGEHARAVRSRPGRSVRNGSRAALALVVLIALAFGAAVFMGFRHPYQNPVTSRAEPMRMTVVPLAPRGAVPAGTPAGLFASSPAASFPKGDAGISLPVTRRTDNFSDSQVYTALATAKDYLTASSLDLDVLGGNAVRPVESLLDPDQMQQFERSMDTPQDDGQHAATGWLVRFDPAEVTPDPEIRVRGTLRYAETGADALEVVSDHTFAYVLHPAVSGPRRAGGASLFTVRREMRFRFDRDDLRLHRLEVRTSYVQAGPQSCPDDTTGALRPLLAGERAVARGPAGTDPYATGRPTGALCGTLEISSRPSRDRTDLQGPRASGTPASRP; encoded by the coding sequence ATGGCAGACCGCGGAGATCCACCCGAAGGCCCGTCGGAGAACGGTGCGAGCGGCAGCGAGGACGAGTACCGCTCACTCGTCTTCGACGAGTCGTTCGTCCGCGCTGCCCGGCTGCAGGAGTTCTCCGCCCAGGAGCGGATGGGGGAGCACGCCCGTGCCGTCCGGAGCCGGCCGGGCCGGTCCGTCCGCAACGGCTCACGGGCCGCGCTCGCCCTCGTCGTCCTGATCGCCCTGGCCTTCGGCGCCGCCGTCTTCATGGGCTTCCGCCACCCCTACCAGAACCCCGTCACCAGCCGGGCCGAGCCGATGCGGATGACCGTCGTCCCGCTGGCCCCGCGCGGTGCCGTGCCCGCCGGCACCCCGGCCGGCCTCTTCGCGAGCAGCCCCGCCGCCTCGTTCCCGAAGGGGGACGCGGGCATCAGCCTTCCGGTGACCCGGCGGACGGACAACTTCTCCGACAGCCAGGTGTACACCGCCCTGGCCACGGCCAAGGACTATCTGACGGCCTCCTCGCTCGACCTCGACGTCCTCGGCGGGAACGCGGTACGGCCCGTGGAGTCACTCCTCGATCCGGACCAGATGCAGCAGTTCGAACGGAGCATGGACACCCCGCAGGACGACGGTCAGCACGCGGCGACCGGCTGGCTGGTGCGGTTCGACCCGGCCGAGGTCACCCCCGATCCGGAGATCCGGGTCCGGGGCACCCTGCGGTACGCCGAGACGGGCGCCGACGCCCTGGAGGTGGTGTCGGACCACACCTTCGCCTATGTGCTCCACCCGGCCGTCTCCGGCCCCCGACGGGCGGGCGGCGCCTCGCTGTTCACCGTACGGCGGGAGATGCGCTTCCGGTTCGACCGGGACGATCTGCGGCTGCACCGGCTGGAGGTGCGGACCAGCTACGTCCAGGCCGGCCCGCAGTCCTGCCCGGACGACACCACCGGCGCCCTGCGACCGCTGCTCGCGGGCGAGCGGGCGGTGGCCCGCGGCCCGGCGGGCACCGACCCGTACGCGACGGGCCGGCCCACCGGGGCGCTGTGCGGGACCCTGGAGATCAGCTCCCGGCCGTCCCGGGACCGGACGGATCTTCAGGGTCCTCGGGCCTCCGGGACTCCTGCGAGCCGTCCGTAG
- a CDS encoding SCO2584 family spore wall biosynthesis protein, whose translation MPDDVGGRPLPNGWEPDDDRGGADEDFASVVFDEDFVQAAEFHEPTAVERLLAAAEARAEADAFRARAGGGPLEDDLYDDGYGPGGTYGPGYDPLDEDDDYVSGPYGRHGGALRPYRGAARWHRPVAWLLALLMGVGMIALAFSAVFRNTSGDRQDQVPPPSRSGVDSAPGPTSAPSAADGYSRPMVSAVPRTP comes from the coding sequence GTGCCGGACGACGTGGGGGGCAGGCCGCTCCCGAACGGCTGGGAGCCCGACGACGACCGCGGGGGCGCGGACGAGGACTTCGCCTCCGTGGTGTTCGACGAGGACTTCGTCCAGGCAGCCGAGTTCCACGAACCGACCGCGGTCGAGCGGCTGTTGGCCGCCGCCGAGGCACGCGCCGAGGCCGACGCGTTCCGGGCCCGGGCCGGCGGTGGCCCGCTGGAGGACGACCTCTACGACGACGGCTACGGGCCGGGCGGCACGTACGGGCCCGGCTACGACCCGCTCGACGAGGACGACGACTACGTCAGCGGCCCCTACGGACGTCACGGCGGCGCCCTGCGTCCCTACCGGGGAGCCGCCCGCTGGCACCGGCCGGTGGCCTGGCTGCTCGCGCTGCTGATGGGCGTCGGCATGATCGCCCTGGCCTTCAGCGCCGTCTTCCGCAACACCTCGGGCGACCGCCAGGACCAGGTCCCGCCACCGTCGAGGAGCGGCGTGGACAGCGCGCCCGGGCCCACATCGGCCCCGTCCGCCGCGGACGGCTACTCCCGCCCGATGGTCTCCGCCGTCCCGCGCACGCCCTGA
- a CDS encoding glutamate-5-semialdehyde dehydrogenase, with protein MTTLSPYDNMSPVAQAAYRARSAAADIAPLPRAAKDDALLAIADALEVRTSDILAANAEDVARAREAGTSESVVDRLTLTPERIRAIAADVRDVAALPDPVGEVVRGSTLPNGIDLRQVRVPLGVVGIIYEARPNVTVDAAALCLKSGNAVLLRGSSSAYASNSALVRVLRDAVGGSGLPADAVQLVPGENRDSVTELMRARGLVDVLIPRGGASLIRTVVEESTVPVIETGTGNCHVYVDAQTDLDMAVAILVNSKAQRPSVCNAAETLLVHKDVADAFLPRALDALAEAGVTVHGDERVLEYAGGTKATVVAATAEDWETEYLSYDIAAAVVESLDAAVAHIRLWSSGHTEAIVTTSQAAARRFTQLVDSTTVAVNASTRFTDGGQFGFGAEIGISTQKLHARGPMGLPELTSTKYIVTGDGHVR; from the coding sequence ATGACCACGCTTTCGCCGTACGACAACATGTCCCCGGTCGCCCAGGCCGCCTACCGGGCCCGCTCCGCCGCCGCCGACATCGCGCCACTTCCGCGCGCGGCGAAGGACGACGCGCTGCTGGCGATCGCGGACGCGCTCGAAGTGCGGACCAGCGACATCCTCGCGGCCAACGCCGAGGACGTGGCGCGCGCCCGCGAGGCCGGGACCAGCGAGTCGGTCGTCGACCGGCTCACCCTCACCCCCGAGCGGATCCGCGCCATCGCGGCCGACGTGCGGGACGTGGCGGCGCTGCCCGACCCGGTCGGCGAGGTGGTGCGCGGTTCGACCCTGCCCAACGGCATCGATCTGCGCCAGGTCCGGGTGCCGCTCGGCGTCGTCGGGATCATCTACGAGGCGCGGCCCAACGTGACGGTGGACGCCGCGGCCCTCTGCCTGAAGTCGGGCAACGCCGTGCTGCTGCGCGGTTCGTCATCCGCCTACGCCTCCAACAGCGCACTCGTACGGGTGCTGCGTGACGCGGTCGGCGGCTCCGGTCTGCCGGCCGACGCGGTCCAGCTGGTGCCGGGCGAGAACCGTGATTCCGTCACCGAGCTCATGCGGGCCCGAGGCCTGGTCGACGTGCTCATCCCGCGCGGCGGCGCCTCGTTGATCCGCACCGTCGTCGAGGAGTCCACCGTCCCGGTGATCGAGACCGGAACCGGCAACTGCCATGTGTACGTGGACGCGCAGACCGACCTCGACATGGCCGTCGCCATCCTGGTCAACTCCAAGGCGCAGCGCCCGAGCGTCTGCAACGCCGCGGAGACGCTCCTGGTCCACAAGGACGTCGCCGACGCGTTCCTGCCGCGGGCCCTGGACGCTCTCGCCGAGGCCGGGGTGACCGTGCACGGCGACGAGCGGGTCCTGGAGTACGCCGGGGGAACCAAGGCCACCGTGGTGGCGGCGACGGCGGAGGACTGGGAGACCGAGTACCTCTCGTACGACATCGCGGCGGCCGTCGTGGAGTCGCTGGACGCGGCCGTGGCGCACATCCGGCTCTGGTCCTCCGGCCACACCGAGGCGATCGTGACGACCTCGCAGGCCGCGGCACGCCGTTTCACCCAGTTGGTGGATTCGACGACGGTGGCCGTGAACGCGTCGACGCGGTTCACGGACGGCGGCCAGTTCGGCTTCGGCGCGGAGATCGGAATCTCCACCCAGAAGCTGCACGCCAGGGGCCCGATGGGGCTTCCGGAGCTGACGTCCACGAAGTACATCGTGACCGGCGACGGCCATGTGAGGTGA
- the proB gene encoding glutamate 5-kinase has translation MSGARQGVTEARRIVVKVGSSSLTTAAGGLDADRVDALVDVLAKVRSGGEREVVLVSSGAIAAGLAPLGLHRRPKDLARQQAAASVGQGLLVARYTASFARYGVRVGQVLLTSNDTSRRAHYRNAYRTLDQLLDMGALPIVNENDTVATDEIRFGDNDRLAALVAHLVRADLLILLSDVDGLYDGDPSIPGTTRIAEVTGPADLAGVSIGSAGKAGVGTGGMVTKVEAARIATAAGVPVVLTSASHAADALAGRDTGTYFHRTGRRSADRLLWLAHASTPQGSLTLDDGAVQAVVERHSSLLPAGIAAVEGEFTAGDPVELRDLRGRPVARGLVNFDAKEIPQLLGRSTRDLARELGPAYEREVVHRDDLVVLDA, from the coding sequence GTGTCAGGGGCCAGGCAGGGCGTCACGGAGGCCCGGAGGATCGTCGTCAAGGTCGGTTCCTCCTCCCTCACCACCGCCGCGGGAGGCCTCGACGCCGACCGGGTCGACGCACTCGTCGACGTCCTCGCCAAGGTGCGCAGCGGCGGCGAGCGCGAGGTCGTCCTCGTCTCCAGCGGCGCCATCGCGGCCGGACTCGCCCCCCTCGGACTGCACCGCAGGCCCAAGGACCTGGCCAGGCAGCAGGCCGCGGCCAGCGTCGGCCAGGGACTGCTCGTCGCCCGCTACACCGCCTCCTTCGCCCGCTACGGCGTCCGTGTCGGCCAGGTCCTTCTCACCAGCAACGACACCAGCCGCCGCGCCCACTACCGCAACGCCTACCGCACCCTGGACCAGCTCCTGGACATGGGCGCGCTGCCGATCGTCAACGAGAACGACACCGTCGCCACCGACGAGATCCGCTTCGGCGACAACGACCGGCTCGCCGCGCTCGTCGCGCACCTGGTCCGGGCCGACCTGCTGATCCTGCTCTCCGACGTGGACGGCCTCTACGACGGCGACCCGAGCATCCCCGGCACCACCCGCATCGCCGAGGTCACCGGCCCCGCCGATCTGGCCGGGGTCAGCATCGGGAGCGCAGGCAAGGCGGGCGTCGGGACCGGCGGCATGGTCACCAAGGTCGAGGCCGCCCGGATCGCCACCGCGGCCGGCGTCCCGGTCGTCCTGACCTCGGCGAGCCACGCGGCCGACGCCCTGGCCGGCCGCGACACGGGCACTTACTTCCACCGCACCGGACGCCGCTCGGCGGACCGGCTGCTGTGGCTCGCCCACGCCTCCACCCCGCAGGGTTCGCTGACCCTGGACGACGGGGCCGTGCAGGCGGTCGTGGAGCGCCACAGCTCGCTGCTGCCGGCCGGGATCGCCGCGGTCGAGGGCGAGTTCACCGCGGGGGACCCGGTGGAACTGCGCGATCTGCGGGGCCGGCCGGTCGCCCGCGGCCTCGTCAACTTCGACGCCAAGGAGATCCCGCAGCTCCTCGGACGCTCCACCCGTGATCTGGCCCGCGAACTCGGTCCCGCCTACGAACGCGAGGTCGTACACAGGGACGATCTTGTCGTTCTCGACGCCTGA
- the rfbC gene encoding dTDP-4-dehydrorhamnose 3,5-epimerase: MRQLSIPGAWVHEPEVIPDSRGSFHEWFRASDLGEAAGHRLGLAQANFSTSRRGTLRGIHFADVPPGQAKYVKCVRGAVLDVIVDVRAGSRTYGRWEAVRLDDTDHRAVYIAEGLGHAFMALTDDAGVLYLCSEGYAPGRERGIDPLDPELGIEWPADIVPLLSGKDAAAPSLAEAGQLGLLPSYAECEAYYARLRAGEPALSPAGR, from the coding sequence ATGCGCCAGCTCTCCATCCCCGGGGCCTGGGTGCACGAGCCCGAGGTCATCCCCGACTCCCGCGGGAGCTTCCACGAGTGGTTCAGGGCCTCGGATCTCGGGGAGGCCGCGGGCCATCGGCTGGGGCTCGCGCAGGCCAACTTCTCCACGTCCCGCCGGGGTACGCTGCGGGGGATCCACTTCGCCGATGTGCCGCCGGGTCAGGCGAAGTACGTGAAGTGCGTACGGGGCGCGGTGCTCGACGTGATCGTGGACGTCCGGGCCGGCTCGCGCACGTACGGGCGGTGGGAGGCGGTCCGTCTGGACGACACCGATCACCGGGCGGTCTACATCGCCGAGGGGCTCGGTCACGCCTTCATGGCGCTGACGGACGACGCGGGCGTCCTCTATCTCTGTTCCGAGGGCTATGCGCCCGGGCGCGAGCGCGGCATCGATCCGCTCGATCCGGAGCTGGGCATCGAGTGGCCCGCGGACATCGTGCCGCTGCTGTCCGGAAAGGACGCCGCGGCACCGTCGCTCGCTGAGGCGGGGCAGCTGGGGCTGCTTCCGTCGTACGCGGAGTGCGAGGCGTACTACGCGCGGCTCCGGGCGGGGGAACCCGCGCTCAGCCCGGCCGGCCGCTGA
- the rfbD gene encoding dTDP-4-dehydrorhamnose reductase produces the protein MLGQDLMAALAHEDVTAVAADRAALDIADPAGVREAFAAHRPAVVVNCAAWTAVDDAEAREDAALRINGTGPAVLAAACREHGAVLLHVSTDYVFAGDAVLPYPEDAPTAPRSAYGRTKLAGERAVLETLPDTGYVVRTAWLYGAGGANFVRTMIRLEGVKDTLDVVDDQRGQPTWTVDLAARLVRLGQAALDSTAPAGVYHGTSAGETTWCGFTREIFRLLGADPARVRPTTSGAYPRPAPRPAYSVLAHHRFAAAGIEPIRDWRAALDEAFPALLAAERPLVSGRPG, from the coding sequence ATGCTCGGGCAGGACCTCATGGCCGCGCTCGCCCACGAGGACGTCACCGCCGTCGCCGCGGACCGCGCGGCCCTGGACATCGCCGACCCCGCCGGTGTCCGTGAGGCGTTCGCCGCCCACCGTCCCGCCGTCGTGGTCAACTGCGCGGCCTGGACCGCCGTCGACGACGCAGAAGCCCGGGAGGACGCCGCCCTGCGGATCAACGGCACCGGCCCCGCCGTCCTGGCGGCCGCCTGCCGCGAGCACGGCGCCGTCCTGCTCCACGTCTCCACCGACTACGTCTTCGCCGGGGATGCCGTCCTCCCGTACCCCGAGGACGCCCCCACCGCCCCGCGCAGCGCCTACGGCCGCACCAAACTCGCCGGCGAACGCGCCGTGCTGGAGACCCTCCCCGACACCGGCTACGTCGTGCGCACCGCCTGGCTCTACGGTGCGGGCGGCGCCAACTTCGTCCGCACGATGATCCGGCTGGAGGGCGTCAAGGACACCCTCGACGTGGTGGACGACCAGCGCGGACAGCCCACCTGGACCGTCGACCTGGCCGCGCGGCTGGTCCGGCTCGGACAGGCCGCGCTCGACTCCACCGCCCCGGCGGGCGTCTACCACGGCACCAGCGCCGGCGAGACGACCTGGTGCGGCTTCACCCGGGAGATCTTCCGGCTGCTCGGCGCGGACCCGGCCCGGGTCCGGCCCACCACCAGCGGCGCATACCCCCGCCCGGCCCCCCGGCCCGCGTACAGCGTGCTCGCTCACCACCGGTTCGCCGCCGCCGGTATCGAGCCCATCCGGGACTGGCGCGCCGCCCTGGACGAGGCGTTCCCGGCCCTGCTCGCCGCGGAACGCCCCCTGGTCAGCGGCCGGCCGGGCTGA
- the rfbB gene encoding dTDP-glucose 4,6-dehydratase, which produces MTTHLLVTGGAGFIGSHYVRTLLGPDGPGDITVTVLDKLTYAGNPANLDAVRDHPGFSFVQGDICDAELVGGLMAGHDQVVHFAAESHVDRSIDGGAEFVRTNVLGTHTLVHAAHLAGVRTFVHISTDEVYGSIDEGSWTESEPLAPNSPYSASKASSDLIALSYHRTHGLDVRVTRCSNNYGHHHFPEKVIPLFVTNLLDGRPVPLYGDGAHVRDWLHIDDHVQGIELVRTKGRAGEVYNIGGGTELSNKELTGLLLEACDAAWDTAVVHVEDRKGHDRRYSVDCTRIREELGYEPRKDFRTGLAETVRWYRENRSWWEPLKERAAL; this is translated from the coding sequence ATGACGACCCACCTCCTGGTGACCGGCGGCGCCGGCTTCATCGGCTCCCACTACGTCCGTACGCTGCTGGGCCCGGACGGCCCCGGCGACATCACCGTGACCGTGCTCGACAAGCTCACCTACGCGGGGAATCCCGCCAACCTCGACGCCGTGCGCGACCACCCCGGATTCTCGTTCGTCCAGGGCGACATCTGCGACGCCGAGCTGGTAGGCGGCCTCATGGCCGGGCACGACCAGGTGGTGCACTTCGCCGCCGAATCGCATGTGGACCGCTCCATCGACGGCGGCGCCGAGTTCGTGCGTACGAACGTCCTGGGCACCCACACCCTCGTCCACGCCGCGCATCTGGCGGGCGTCCGGACCTTCGTGCACATCTCCACCGACGAGGTCTACGGATCGATCGACGAGGGTTCCTGGACCGAGAGCGAGCCGCTCGCGCCCAACTCCCCGTACTCCGCCTCCAAGGCGTCGAGCGACCTGATCGCGCTGTCCTACCACCGCACCCACGGACTGGACGTGCGGGTGACCCGCTGCTCCAACAACTACGGGCACCACCACTTCCCCGAGAAGGTCATCCCGCTCTTCGTCACCAACCTCCTCGACGGCCGGCCGGTCCCGCTGTACGGCGACGGCGCCCACGTCCGCGACTGGCTGCACATCGACGACCACGTCCAGGGCATCGAACTCGTCCGCACCAAGGGCCGCGCGGGCGAGGTCTACAACATCGGCGGCGGCACAGAGCTCTCCAACAAGGAGCTCACCGGACTGCTCCTGGAGGCGTGCGACGCCGCATGGGACACCGCCGTCGTCCACGTCGAGGACCGCAAGGGCCACGACCGGCGCTACTCCGTCGACTGCACCAGAATCCGCGAGGAGCTCGGCTACGAGCCCCGCAAGGACTTCCGTACCGGGCTCGCCGAGACCGTGCGGTGGTACCGCGAGAACCGCTCCTGGTGGGAGCCGCTCAAGGAGAGGGCCGCGCTGTGA
- a CDS encoding glucose-1-phosphate thymidylyltransferase: MKALVLSGGAGTRLRPITHTSAKQLVPVANKPVLFYGLEAIAEAGITEVGIIVGDTEEEIRAAVGDGSRFGIDVTYIPQSEPLGLAHAVLIAQRFLGDDDFVMYLGDNFIVGGIAGLVEGFCADRPDAQILLTRVPDPTAFGVAELDGDGRVVALEEKPKEPKSDMALVGVYLFTKVIHEAVRSIRPSWRGELEITHAIQWLIDQERDVRSTTIRGYWKDTGNVTDMLEVNRTVLETVEPCTRGAHVDDESEIIGRVRIEPGARVTRSRIVGPAIIGARSVISDAYVGPFTSVAHDCRIEDSEIEYSIVLRGASIDGVRRVEASLIGHEVEVTPAPRSPSAHRLVLGDHSKVQISS; encoded by the coding sequence GTGAAGGCTCTCGTACTTTCCGGTGGGGCAGGCACCCGGCTTCGTCCCATCACTCATACCTCGGCCAAACAACTGGTCCCGGTGGCGAACAAACCGGTGCTGTTCTACGGGCTCGAAGCCATCGCGGAAGCGGGCATCACCGAAGTCGGCATCATCGTGGGCGACACCGAGGAGGAGATCCGCGCGGCGGTCGGCGACGGATCCCGGTTCGGCATCGACGTCACCTACATCCCGCAGTCCGAACCCCTCGGCCTCGCCCACGCGGTCCTGATCGCCCAGCGCTTCCTCGGCGACGACGACTTCGTCATGTACCTCGGCGACAACTTCATCGTCGGCGGGATCGCCGGACTGGTCGAGGGGTTCTGCGCGGACCGGCCCGACGCCCAGATCCTGCTGACCCGGGTGCCCGACCCGACCGCCTTCGGCGTCGCCGAGCTCGACGGGGACGGCAGGGTCGTGGCCCTTGAGGAGAAGCCCAAGGAGCCCAAGAGCGACATGGCGCTCGTCGGCGTCTACCTCTTCACCAAGGTCATCCACGAGGCCGTCCGCTCCATCCGCCCGTCCTGGCGCGGCGAGCTGGAGATCACCCACGCCATCCAGTGGCTGATCGACCAGGAACGCGACGTCCGCTCCACCACGATCCGCGGATACTGGAAGGACACCGGCAACGTCACCGACATGCTGGAGGTCAACCGCACCGTGCTGGAGACCGTCGAGCCCTGCACCCGTGGCGCCCACGTCGACGACGAGAGCGAGATCATCGGCCGGGTCCGGATCGAGCCGGGCGCCCGGGTCACCCGCAGCCGGATCGTCGGCCCCGCCATCATCGGCGCCCGCTCGGTGATCAGCGACGCCTACGTCGGACCGTTCACCTCGGTCGCCCACGACTGCCGGATCGAGGACAGCGAGATCGAGTACTCCATCGTCCTGCGGGGCGCCTCGATCGACGGTGTCCGCCGCGTCGAGGCCTCCCTCATCGGCCACGAGGTCGAGGTGACCCCCGCACCCCGGAGCCCCTCCGCCCACCGACTCGTCCTCGGCGACCACAGCAAGGTGCAGATCTCCTCATGA
- the galE gene encoding UDP-glucose 4-epimerase GalE, translated as MTWMVTGGAGYIGAHVVRAMLAGGLRVVVYDDLSTGNAASVPDGVPLVTGSVLDRQALDAAIRDHTVTGVVHVAGKKQVGESVERPLYYYRENVTGLEVLLESMVAAGVDQLVFSSSAAVYGMPDVDLVTEDTPCAPMSPYGETKLVGEWLIHAAARAHGLRCASLRYFNVAGAASPELADAGVFNLIPMVFERLEAGEGPRIFGDDYATPDGTCVRDYIHVEDIASAHLAAARRLEGAEPGTDLTLNIGRGEGSSVREMVDRILKATDHGEIAPEVAPRRAGDPARVVAGADRIRAELGWSARYGVDEMIESAWQGWRLRHP; from the coding sequence ATGACCTGGATGGTTACGGGCGGGGCCGGATACATAGGTGCGCACGTCGTGCGGGCGATGCTCGCCGGCGGTCTGCGGGTGGTCGTGTACGACGACCTCTCCACGGGGAACGCCGCGAGCGTGCCCGACGGTGTCCCGCTGGTCACCGGCAGCGTGCTGGACCGGCAGGCCCTGGACGCCGCGATCCGTGACCACACCGTGACGGGTGTGGTGCATGTCGCAGGCAAGAAGCAGGTCGGCGAGTCCGTCGAGCGCCCCCTCTATTACTACCGGGAGAACGTGACCGGTCTGGAGGTGCTGCTGGAGAGCATGGTCGCGGCTGGAGTCGACCAGCTGGTGTTCTCCTCGTCGGCCGCCGTCTACGGCATGCCCGACGTGGACCTCGTCACGGAGGACACCCCCTGTGCGCCGATGAGCCCGTACGGCGAGACCAAGCTCGTCGGCGAATGGCTGATCCACGCCGCCGCCCGGGCCCACGGACTGCGCTGCGCGTCCCTGCGCTACTTCAACGTCGCCGGCGCGGCCTCGCCCGAGCTCGCCGACGCCGGGGTGTTCAACCTCATCCCGATGGTCTTCGAGCGCCTGGAGGCCGGCGAGGGCCCGCGGATCTTCGGCGACGACTACGCGACGCCCGACGGCACCTGCGTCCGCGACTACATCCATGTGGAGGACATCGCCTCCGCCCACCTCGCCGCCGCACGCCGGCTGGAGGGGGCCGAGCCCGGCACGGACCTCACGCTGAACATCGGCCGCGGCGAGGGCAGCTCGGTGCGCGAGATGGTCGATCGCATCCTCAAGGCGACGGACCACGGGGAGATCGCCCCCGAGGTGGCCCCCCGCCGCGCCGGTGACCCCGCTCGCGTGGTCGCGGGCGCGGACCGGATCCGTGCGGAGCTGGGCTGGTCGGCCCGGTACGGCGTCGACGAGATGATCGAGTCCGCCTGGCAGGGATGGCGCCTGCGCCACCCGTAG